A single genomic interval of Juglans regia cultivar Chandler chromosome 1, Walnut 2.0, whole genome shotgun sequence harbors:
- the LOC109008870 gene encoding alpha/beta hydrolase domain-containing protein WAV2: MVSYVSALLYGVGGIVVAGMALLVAFQEKLVYVPVLPGLTKSYAITPARLRLSYEDVWLRSSDGVRLHAWFIKLFPDCRGPTILFFQENAGNIAHRLEMVRIMIQRLNCNVFMLSYRGYGASDGYPSQHGITRDAQAALDHLSQRTDIDTSRIVVFGRSLGGAVGAVLTKNNPDKIAALLLENTFTSILDMAGVLLPFLKWFIGKSSKGPRILNFLVRSPWSTIDVIGQIKQPILFLSGLQDEMVPPVHMQLLYAKAAAHNRQCLFVDFPTGMHMDTWVAGGDHYWKTIQQFLEEHVPEKKENESSRNGNDFEAR; the protein is encoded by the exons ATGGTGTCGTACGTGAGCGCGTTGCTCTATGGAGTGGGAGGCATAGTGGTGGCCGGGATGGCGTTGCTGGTAGCCTTTCAGGAAAAGCTAGTCTACGTGCCGGTCCTCCCCGGTCTCACCAAGTCCTACGCCATCACCCCCGCCCGCCTCCGCCTATCCTATGAGGATGTCTGGCTTCGATCCTCCGACGGCGTCCGTCTTCATGCCTGGTTCATTAAGCTCTTCCCTGACTGCCGAG GTCCAACCATTTTATTCTTCCAAGAAAATGCAGGGA ATATTGCCCATCGTCTCGAAATGGTCCGCATAATGATACAGAGGTTGAATTGCAACGTTTTTATGCTTTCATACCGAGG TTATGGAGCTAGTGATGGCTATCCTTCCCAGCATGGAATCACAAGGGATGCTCAG GCTGCATTGGATCATCTTTCTCAGAGGACTGACATTGACACATCTAGAATTGTTGTTTTTGGAAGATCACTTGGAGGTGCAGTTGGAGCTGTGCTTACTAAAAACAATCCTGACAAG ATTGCCGCACTATTACTGGAGAACACTTTCACATCTATTCTGGATATGGCTGGAGTTCTATTGCCCTTCCTGAAGTGGTTTATAGGGAAAAGTTCGAAAGGTCCTagaattctcaattttcttGTTCGATCTCCATGGAGTACAATTGATGTCATAGGCCAG ATTAAGCAACCAATCCTTTTTCTCTCTGGATTGCAAGATGAGATGGTTCCGCCAGTCCACATGCAGCTACTATATGCCAAAGCAGCTGCTCATAACAGGCAATGCCTCTTTGTAGATTTTCCTACTGGCATGCATATGGACACATGGGTGGCTGGTGGTGATCATTACTGGAAAACAATTCAGCAGTTCCTTGAAGAACATGTtccagagaaaaaagaaaatgaatcatcCCGCAATggaaatg ATTTCGAGGCGAGATGA
- the LOC109008877 gene encoding PHD finger protein ALFIN-LIKE 4-like isoform X2, translating into MDGGGQYNPRTVEEVFRDFKGRRAGMIKALTTDVEEFYQQCDPEKENLCLYGFPNEQWEVNLPAEEVPPELPEPALGINFARDGMQEKDWLSLVAVHSDAWLLAVAFYFGARFGFDKTDRKRLFTMINDLPTIFEVVTGTTKKQAKEKSSVSNHSSNKSKSGSKGRGSELVKFAKGMLAKDEDDVVDEEDEEDHGETLCGACGENYAADEFWICCDICEKWFHGKCVKITPARAEHIKQYKCPSCSNKRARP; encoded by the exons ATGGATGGAGGAGGACAGTACAACCCTCGAACAGTAGAGGAGGTTTTCAGGGACTTCAAGGGCCGTAGAGCTGGCATGATCAAAGCCCTCACCACtg ATGTTGAAGAATTTTATCAGCAGTGCGATCCTG AGAAGGAGAATCTTTGCCTTTATGGGTTTCCTAATGAACAGTGGGAAGTTAACTTACCTGCTGAAGAAGTACCTCCTGAGCTCCCAGAACCTGCATTAGGAATCAACTTTGCCAGAGACGGCATGCAAGAAAAGGATTGGCTGTCTCTGGTTGCTGTTCACAGTGATGCTTGGTTACTTGCAGTGGCATTCTATTTTGGTGCGAGATTTGGTTTTGATAAAACTGACAG GAAACGCCTCTTTACTATGATAAATGATCTGCCTACAATATTTGAAGTTGTGACTGGAACAACAAAGAAACAGGCGAAGGAGAAGTCATCAGTTTCAAATCATAGCAGCAACAAATCCAAGTCAGGCTCAAAAGGG cGAGGATCCGAATTGGTCAAGTTCGCAAAGGGAATGCTGGCAAAGGATGAGGATGACGTAGTggatgaggaagatgaagaagatcatGGGGAGACCTTGTGTGGGGCATGTGGGGAGAATTATGCCGCAGATGAGTTCTGGATATGTTGCGATATATGTGAGAAGTGGTTTCATGGCAAGTGCGTGAAGATCACCCCTGCGAGGGCTGAGCACATCAAGCAGTACAAGTGCCCCTCGTGCAGCAACAAGAGAGCACGCCCTTGA
- the LOC109008877 gene encoding PHD finger protein ALFIN-LIKE 4-like isoform X1: MDGGGQYNPRTVEEVFRDFKGRRAGMIKALTTDVEEFYQQCDPEKENLCLYGFPNEQWEVNLPAEEVPPELPEPALGINFARDGMQEKDWLSLVAVHSDAWLLAVAFYFGARFGFDKTDRKRLFTMINDLPTIFEVVTGTTKKQAKEKSSVSNHSSNKSKSGSKGQQRGSELVKFAKGMLAKDEDDVVDEEDEEDHGETLCGACGENYAADEFWICCDICEKWFHGKCVKITPARAEHIKQYKCPSCSNKRARP, translated from the exons ATGGATGGAGGAGGACAGTACAACCCTCGAACAGTAGAGGAGGTTTTCAGGGACTTCAAGGGCCGTAGAGCTGGCATGATCAAAGCCCTCACCACtg ATGTTGAAGAATTTTATCAGCAGTGCGATCCTG AGAAGGAGAATCTTTGCCTTTATGGGTTTCCTAATGAACAGTGGGAAGTTAACTTACCTGCTGAAGAAGTACCTCCTGAGCTCCCAGAACCTGCATTAGGAATCAACTTTGCCAGAGACGGCATGCAAGAAAAGGATTGGCTGTCTCTGGTTGCTGTTCACAGTGATGCTTGGTTACTTGCAGTGGCATTCTATTTTGGTGCGAGATTTGGTTTTGATAAAACTGACAG GAAACGCCTCTTTACTATGATAAATGATCTGCCTACAATATTTGAAGTTGTGACTGGAACAACAAAGAAACAGGCGAAGGAGAAGTCATCAGTTTCAAATCATAGCAGCAACAAATCCAAGTCAGGCTCAAAAGGG caacagcGAGGATCCGAATTGGTCAAGTTCGCAAAGGGAATGCTGGCAAAGGATGAGGATGACGTAGTggatgaggaagatgaagaagatcatGGGGAGACCTTGTGTGGGGCATGTGGGGAGAATTATGCCGCAGATGAGTTCTGGATATGTTGCGATATATGTGAGAAGTGGTTTCATGGCAAGTGCGTGAAGATCACCCCTGCGAGGGCTGAGCACATCAAGCAGTACAAGTGCCCCTCGTGCAGCAACAAGAGAGCACGCCCTTGA
- the LOC109008850 gene encoding protein PLASTID MOVEMENT IMPAIRED 1-RELATED 1 — protein MMYSKVEAGKKVGDDSGNRKLLNEIETISKALYLEKNPSRSSISRANTRSKSSGKTHLPDPQSKLKPDEEDPSRKEKKSIWNWRPLKALSHIRNRRFNCCFSLVVHSIEGLPSSFNDVSLCVHWKRRDGVLVTRPVKVLQGMAEFEEKLSHTCSVYGSRNGPHHSAKYEAKHFLLYASVYGVPELDLGKHRVDLTRLLPLTLEELEEEKSSGTWTTDFKLAGKAKGALMNVSFGYLVIGDNPSAPRSTEVLASRQNSRSMVKAQTKIGQGDGQSRMHRAESLPSIRNQPSRATSHTVESIKDLHEVFPISKSELANSVDILYRKFDEDKLECPVDKPHLNASTEHLEPIKPNSNFLSDSAKENAETECGENEFSVVDQGIELSSKESKKPEEVILMVADIAPVESSDIEIDTGGQVAFKESSDLDSKDEETGRCDNELVLRDCTTIEDDIGTKEALMKELESALNNASELETAALESPDHENFMELEPDCKTDGQGKSLSLDDDSESIASEFLNMLGIEHSPFGLSSESEPESPRERLLRQFEEEALAGGCSLFDFNVDGEGQAESGHYAPTGSVWGNLSELSSVVQDAEEEPQIASHTEKSKTRAKMLEDLETEALMREWGLNENAFQHSPPKSSDGFGSPIDLPPEGPVELPSLGEGLGPFLQTKNGGFVRSMDPSLFNNAKSGGNLIMQVSSPVVVPAEMGSETMEILQRLASVGIEKLSMQANKLMPLEDITGKTMQQVAWEAAPSLEGPERQSLLQHESVVGQDTFGGQKRVKGRSAEPESDKFSSSSAGNVAGSEYVSLEDLAPLAMHKIEALSMEGLRIQSDMSDGDAPVNISAQPSGEISALQGKGINISGSLGLDGAAGLQLLDIKDGSDDVDGLIGLSLSLDEWMRLDSGEIEDEDCISERTSKILAAHHANSLDSIRGGSKGERRRGKGSSRKCGLLGNNFTVALMVQLRDPLRNYEQVGAPMLALIQVERVFLPPKPKIYSTVPMVRNIDKEDDESESSVKETKEEIKEAKTTEEEGVAQFRIAEVHVAGLKTEPGKKKLWGSSTQQQSGSRWLLANGMGKSNKHPFMKAKSVSKSAVPATTKVQPGDTLWSISSRVHGTGAKWKELAALNPHIRNPNIILPNETIRLR, from the exons ATGATGTATTCGAAAGTTGAAGCTGGGAAGAAGGTTGGTGATGATTCAGGTAATCGGAAGCTGCTGAATGAGATTGAAACTATAAGCAAAGCCTTATACCTGGAAAAAAACCCATCTAGGAGTTCGATTTCTAGAGCCAACACTCGGTCCAAGTCTTCTGGAAAAACCCACTTACCAGATCCTCAGTCGAAGCTTAAACCAGATGAGGAGGACCCctcacgaaaagaaaagaagtccATTTGGAACTGGAGGCCATTGAAGGCCCTGTCCCATATCCGAAACCGGAGGTTTAACTGTTGTTTTTCTCTCGTAGTCCATTCCATCGAGGGGTTGCCCTCAAGTTTCAATGATGTTAGTCTTTGCGTGCATTGGAAGCGGCGGGACGGGGTCCTGGTCACTCGTCCAGTGAAGGTTCTCCAAGGTATGGCAGAGTTTGAAGAGAAATTGTCTCATACATGCTCGGTTTATGGTAGTAGGAATGGACCACACCATTCGGCAAAGTATGAGGCAAAGCATTTTCTGCTCTATGCTTCCGTTTATGGTGTGCCAGAACTTGATTTGGGGAAGCATCGGGTTGATCTCACGAGGCTACTGCCTCTGACGCTGGAGGAATTAGAGGAGGAGAAGAGCTCTGGGACGTGGACAACAGATTTTAAATTGGCAGGAAAGGCTAAAGGTGCGTTGATGAATGTTAGTTTTGGATATTTAGTGATAGGTGATAATCCCAGTGCACCTAGAAGCACGGAGGTGTTGGCTTCAAGGCAGAATAGTCGGAGTATGGTTAAAGCGCAGACGAAAATTGGTCAAGGTGATGGCCAGAGCAGAATGCACCGTGCTGAAAGTCTTCCAAGCATAAGAAACCAGCCGTCTCGTGCTACATCACATACTGTGGAGAGCATAAAAGACCTTCACGAGGTTTTTCCAATATCTAAGTCAGAACTTGCAAATTCGGTTGATATTCTGTATCGAAAATTTGATGAAGACAAGTTGGAATGTCCAGTTGACAAGCCTCATCTTAATGCCTCTACTGAACATCTTGAGCCCATTAAACCAAATTCCAATTTTTTGTCTGACTCTGCTAAAGAAAATGCTGAAACCGAGTGTGGAGAGAATGAGTTTTCTGTGGTTGATCAGGGCATAGAATTGTCATCAAAGGAGTCTAAGAAGCCAGAGGAAGTCATTTTAATGGTTGCTGATATTGCTCCGGTTGAAAGTTCTGACATTGAAATTGACACTGGTGGACAGGTAGCTTTTAAGGAGAGCTCTGATCTTGATTCCAAGGATGAGGAAACTGGTAGATGTGACAACGAACTTGTGTTACGCGACTGCACTACGATAGAGGATGACATTGGCACCAAAGAAGCACTCATGAAAGAATTAGAGTCAGCTCTAAATAATGCATCAGAATTGGAGACAGCAGCATTAGAATCTCCAGACCATGAGAATTTCATGGAGCTTGAACCAGATTGTAAAACGGATGGTCAAGGTAAGTCACTCAGCTTGGACGATGATTCTGAATCCATTGCGAGTGAGTTCCTAAACATGCTGGGGATAGAACATAGTCCATTCGGTTTGAGTTCTGAGAGCGAGCCTGAATCCCCGAGAGAGCGTCTGTTGAGACAATTTGAGGAGGAGGCTCTTGCTGGGGGCTGttctttatttgattttaatgtAGATGGTGAGGGCCAAGCTGAAAGTGGCCACTATGCTCCAACTGGCTCTGTATGGGGGAACTTATCTGAACTTTCATCAGTGGTTCAAGATGCTGAGGAGGAGCCCCAGATAGCGAGTCATACAGAGAAGAGCAAAACAAGGGCGAAAATGTTGGAAGACTTGGAAACAGAAGCCTTAATGCGTGAGTGGGGATTGAATGAAAATGCTTTTCAACATTCTCCACCAAAGAGCTCTGATGGGTTTGGGAGCCCAATTGATTTACCTCCTGAAGGGCCAGTTGAATTGCCTTCTCTTGGTGAAGGGTTAGGTCCCTTTCTTCAGACAAAAAATGGAGGGTTTGTACGGTCTATGGATCCCTCCCTTTTCAATAATGCTAAAAGTGGTGGGAATTTGATCATGCAGGTTTCTAGTCCAGTTGTTGTACCTGCAGAAATGGGTTCTGAGACAATGGAGATACTGCAGCGTTTGGCCTCAGTGGGAATCGAAAAGCTTTCTATGCAGGCCAATAAGTTGATGCCTTTGGAAGATATCACTGGAAAGACAATGCAGCAAGTAGCATGGGAAGCTGCACCCTCCTTGGAGGGACCTGAGAG GCAATCTTTGTTGCAGCATGAATCAGTGGTTGGACAAGACACGTTTGGTGGGCAAAAGAGAGTTAAAGGGAGGTCAGCTGAACCTGAGTCTGATAAATTTAGTTCCAGCTCGGCAGGCAACGTAGCGGGCTCGGAATATGTCTCCCTAGAAGATCTTGCTCCTTTAGCTATGCATAAAATTGAAGCACTTTCTATGGAAGGTTTGAGAATACAATCTGATATGTCAGATGGAGATGCGCCTGTAAACATCAGTGCACAGCCTAGTGGGGAAATCTCAGCTCTCCAGGGCAAGGGAATTAACATCAGCGGGTCCTTAGGTTTGGATGGAGCTGCTGGATTGCAGTTGTTGGACATAAAAGATGGTAGCGATGATGTTGATGGATTAATTGGCCTCTCTTTAAGTCTTGATGAATGGATGAGGCTGGATTCTGGTGAAATTGAGGATGAAGATTGTATCAGTGAACGTACTTCTAAAATCCTTGCAGCCCATCATGCTAACTCTTTGGACTCGATTCGTGGAGGTTCGAAGGGAGAGAGAAGACGAGGCAAAGGCTCTAGCAGAAAGTGTGGTTTACTGGGGAACAACTTCACAGTGGCTTTAATGGTGCAACTTCGTGATCCACTGCGAAATTATGAGCAGGTCGGTGCACCAATGCTTGCTCTTATTCAAGTTGAGAGAGTGTTTCTCCCACCGAAGCCAAAAATATACAGCACGGTTCCAATGGTAAGGAACATTGACAAGGAAGATGACGAGTCTGAGTCATCGGTAAAGGagacaaaagaagaaataaaagaagcGAAAACTACCGAAGAGGAGGGCGTTGCTCAGTTTAGAATCGCTGAAGTCCATGTTGCAGGTCTGAAGACAGAGCCTGGAAAAAAGAAGCTTTGGGGTTCCTCAACGCAGCAGCAATCTGGTTCCCGCTGGTTGCTTGCTAATGGAATGGGGAAGAGCAATAAGCATCCATTTATGAAGGCAAAGTCCGTTTCTAAGTCTGCCGTGCCAGCGACAACAAAGGTGCAACCTGGGGATACCTTGTGGAGCATCTCATCTCGTGTTCATGGTACAGGAGCTAAATGGAAGGAATTGGCAGCATTAAATCCACATATACGGAACCCCAATATTATCTTACCAAATGAAACTATCAGGCTGCGCTGA